In the genome of Populus alba chromosome 11, ASM523922v2, whole genome shotgun sequence, one region contains:
- the LOC118031695 gene encoding uncharacterized protein, which produces MLLFVFLSILFFSSSTLSLNQEGLYLQQIKLSLSDPDSALSSWSDRDTTPCSWSGIKCDPTTSSITSIDLSNSNLAGPFPTLLCRLQNLTSLCFSNNSINSTLPLDISTCQNLQHLDLSQNLLTGTLPHTLADLPNLRYLDLTGNNFSGDIPDTFARFQKLEVISLVYNLMDGIIPPFLGNITTLRMLNLSYNPFTAGRVPPEFGNLTNLETLWLTQCNLIGEIPDSLGRLKKLKDLDLALNNLVGSIPGLLTELTSVVQIELYNNSLTGGLPRGMGKLTELKRLDASMNHLTGWIPDELCQLPLESLNLYENSFTGTLPPSIADSPNLYELRLFQNGLTGELPQNLGKNAPLRWLDVSNNHLNGQIPASLCENGELEEILMISNSFAGQIPESLSQCRSLTRVRLGCNRLSGEVPAGLWGLPHVSLLDLINNSFSGPISKTIASAANLSELIIDMNNFDGNIPEEIGFLANLTELSGSENRFNGSLPGSIVNLKELGSLDLHGNALSGDLPDGVNSWKKMNELNLASNAFSGKIPDGIGGMSLLNYLDLSNNRLSGKIPIGLQNLKLNKLNLSNNRLSGEIPPLFAKEMYKSSFTGNPGLCGDIEGLCDGRGGGRGIGYAWSMRSIFALAVFLLVFGVVWFYFKYRNFKKATAVDKSKWTLMSFHNLGFSEYEILDCLDEDNVIGSGSSGKVYKVVLSNGETVAVKKLWGGQKKQGGDVDVEKGQVIQDNGFDAEVATLSKIRHKNIVKLWCCCTTRDCNLLVYEYMSNGSLGDLLHGSKGGLLDWPTRYKIVADAAEGLSYLHHDCVPPIVHRDVKSNNILLDGDYGARVADFGVAKVFDSTGKLQSMSIIAGSCGYIAPEYAYTLRVNEKSDIYSFGVVILELVTGKRPVDPDYGEKDLVKWVCTTLDLKGVDHVIDPRLDSCFKEEICKVLNIGILCTSPLPINRPSMRRVVKMLQEIGADNQSKTAKKDGKLTPYYFEDASDHGSVA; this is translated from the exons atgCTTCTCTTCGTTTTCCTTTccatcctcttcttttcttcctctACCCTTTCTCTGAACCAAGAAGGGCTTTACCTCCAACAAATAAAGCTCTCTCTTTCAGACCCAGACTCAGCTCTCTCTTCGTGGTCCGACAGAGACACCACCCCATGCTCATGGTCCGGCATCAAATGTGACCCAACAACAAGCTCTATCACGTCCATAGACTTGTCCAACTCTAACCTGGCTGGCCCTTTCCCTACCCTCCTTTGCCGTCTCCAAAACCTTACTTCCCTCTGCTTCTCCAACAACTCCATCAACTCCACTCTCCCTTTAGATATCTCCACGTGTCAAAATCTCCAACACCTTGATCTTTCTCAAAATCTGCTTACAGGTACTCTCCCCCACACCTTAGCTGACCTCCCTAACCTTAGATACCTTGACCTTACCGGAAACAATTTCTCAGGAGACATTCCTGATACTTTCGCTCGTTTTCAAAAACTCGAGGTTATTTCTCTAGTTTACAATCTCATGGACGGTATAATACCGCCTTTTTTGGGCAACATTACAACTCTCAGAATGCTCAATTTATCGTACAACCCGTTTACGGCGGGTCGGGTCCCTCCCGAATTTGGTAACTTGACAAACCTGGAGACTTTGTGGCTCACTCAGTGTAATTTAATTGGCGAAATCCCTGACTCACTGGGTCGACTCAAGAAACTCAAGGATTTAGACCTTGCACTCAACAATCTTGTCGGTTCTATCCCGGGTTTACTCACCGAGTTGACCAGCGTAGTCCAAATTGAGCTCTACAACAACTCGTTGACGGGTGGTTTGCCTCGGGGGATGGGGAAGCTGACTGAGTTAAAGCGGCTCGACGCGTCAATGAACCACTTAACTGGGTGGATCCCAGACGAGTTGTGTCAGTTGCCGTTAGAGAGTCTCAATCTTTACGAGAATAGCTTTACAGGGACGTTGCCTCCAAGCATAGCTGACTCACCGAACTTATACGAACTCAGGCTGTTTCAAAACGGACTCACTGGCGAGTTGCCTCAAAATCTCGGAAAAAACGCGCCATTAAGATGGCTAGACGTGTCAAACAATCACTTAAACGGACAAATTCCGGCAAGTTTATGTGAGAATGGCGAGTTAGAGGAGATTTTGATGATATCTAACTCGTTTGCAGGTCAAATACCGGAAAGTTTGAGTCAATGCCGGAGCTTGACCCGGGTCCGGCTGGGATGTAACCGTTTATCCGGCGAAGTGCCAGCTGGGCTTTGGGGTTTGCCTCATGTTTCGTTGCTTGATCTTATCAACAATTCATTTTCAGGTCCGATTTCGAAAACAATTGCTAGTGCTGCAAATTTGTCAGAGTTGATTATTGATATGAATAACTTTGATGGGAACATACCGGAGGAGATTGGGTTTTTAGCGAATTTAACTGAGTTGTCGGGTAGTGAAAATAGGTTTAATGGATCATTGCCTGGGAGTATAGTGAATTTGAAGGAGCTTGGAAGTTTGGATCTTCACGGGAATGCCCTCTCGGGTGATTTACCGGATGGGGTTAATTCGTGGAAGAAAATGAATGAGCTAAATTTGGCTAGCAATGCTTTTTCTGGGAAAATTCCTGATGGAATTGGAGGAATGTCTCTGCTTAATTATCTTGATTTGTCGAATAATAGGCTTTCGGGGAAAATCCCAATTGGTTTGCAGAATTTGAAGTTGAATAAGCTCAATTTGTCGAATAATAGGTTGTCAGGAGAGATCCCGCCATTGTTTGCCAAGGAGATGTACAAGAGTAGCTTTACTGGGAATCCTGGTTTGTGTGGTGATATTGAGGGGTTGTGTGATGGGAGGGGTGGCGGGAGAGGTATAGGTTATGCTTGGTCGATGAGGTCTATTTTCGCACTTGCTgtgtttcttcttgtttttggtgTGGTTTGGTTTTATTTCAAGTATAGGAATTTCAAGAAAGCAACGGCTGTTGATAAGTCGAAATGGACTTTGATGTCGTTTCATAATCTGGGTTTTAGTGAATACGAGATCTTGGACTGTCTTGATGAGGATAATGTTATAGGGAGTGGATCGTCTGGGAAAGTTTACAAGGTTGTGCTTAGCAATGGTGAGACTGTTGCAGTGAAGAAGCTCTGGGGAGGCCAGAAAAAACAGGGTGGCGATGTTGATGTTGAGAAAGGTCAGGTGATTCAAGATAATGGTTTTGATGCAGAGGTTGCCACTCTGAGTAAGATTAGGCACAAGAACATTGTTAAGCTATGGTGTTGCTGTACTACCAGAGACTGCAACCTTTTGGTGTATGAATACATGTCTAATGGTAGCTTGGGTGACCTGTTGCATGGTAGTAAGGGAGGCTTGTTAGATTGGCCAACAAGGTACAAGATAGTTGCTGATGCAGCTGAGGGACTTTCTTATTTGCACCATGATTGTGTTCCCCCGATTGTGCACAGAGATGTGAAGTCCAACAATATATTACTGGACGGTGATTATGGAGCTCGGGTGGCTGATTTTGGTGTAGCCAAAGTCTTTGATTCTACTGGGAAGCTTCAATCCATGTCAATCATTGCAGGGTCTTGTGGTTACATTGCTCCAG AGTATGCATACACCCTTCGAGTGAATGAAAAGAGTGACATCTACAGCTTCGGTGTGGTTATACTCGAGTTGGTAACCGGTAAACGCCCAGTCGATCCGGATTACGGGGAAAAGGACTTGGTCAAATGGGTATGCACCACTCTAGATCTGAAAGGAGTGGACCATGTTATTGACCCAAGACTTGATTCTTGTTTCAAGGAAGAGATATGCAAAGTCCTCAACATCGGCATCCTCTGCACTAGTCCCCTTCCCATCAACCGCCCGTCGATGAGAAGGGTGGTAAAAATGCTGCAAGAAATCGGGGCAGACAATCAGTCCAAGACCGCGAAAAAAGACGGCAAGTTGACGCCTTATTACTTTGAAGATGCCTCAGATCATGGAAGTGTAGCTTGA